GATTGACCGATTGATGTCCTCTACCGCGGATGATAAGGTTTACCTGTGCGCGGATTCAGGCCATATGCTGTTTTCGGGGTTTGCCCCGCTACCGGTTTTTGAAAGATATATGGATCGTATTCGTCATATTCACCTGAAGGACATTCGCGAGAACGTTATGACCAAGATGTTGGATGAGGATGCTTCCTTTCTGGATTCAGTTATAGAAGGAGTTTTTACTGTTCCGGGAGACGGTATGATAGATTTTAATCCGATTTTCGATGTTATTATGGGGTCGAACTATAATGGGTGGATGATAGTGGAAGCCGAAGGAGATCCAGCCAAAACTAATCCGCTTAAATATGCTAAAATCGCAAAACGATATATAAACGAATTGGTAAACGTATAAATTATTAACGTTAGAAGGTGATAGATGGATAAATCAAAAATGCAAATTACCAGCGACTTCGGGAGCGACTGGTGGAATGATTCATGTGATCTGAAAGAATTGCAGGATGCTGTTGATAAGGGCGCGGTAGGAGCCACCTCCAATCCGGTTATTATTAAGGCGGTCGTCGAAAATAAACCTGATGAGTGGCTGCCTGTCATTGACCGGCTGATCTCGGAAAATCCCAATGGAACCGAAGATGAAATCACATGGGATTTAGTAGATGATATTGGAACCCGTGCGGCAAAAATACTCGAACCTGTCTATCATCAGACAAATGGTGAGAAAGGAAAGCTCTCGCTTCAGGTGAATCCAAAGTATTATCAGAATCCTGAGAAAATGGTGGAGCAGGCGAAGCATTTGGCGGGATTAGCGCCAAACATAGCCATAAAATGCCCGGCAATTGGTCCGGGACTTGATGCTATTGAAGAACTGGTAAGTCAAGGTATTACCACCAACGCCACTGTCAGCTTTTCCCTCCCTCAGGCGATTCAATGTGCCGAAGCTGTAGAACGGGGTTGGAAAAGAGCAGAAGAAAACGGAGTGGATACCTCCAATCTCTCTCCTTACGTTACTATAATGGTAGGACGAATAGATGATCAATTAAGAAGGGTTATGAGTGAAGAAAATATTTCGATTGATTCCGATTATCTGGACTGGGCGGGCGTGGCAATATTTAAAAAGGCATACAAGATATTCAATGAGCGAGGATACAAGAGTAAACTCCTGTCCGCAGCCTTCAGGTGTCATATGCACTGGTCAGAATTAGTTGGAGGCAAGGTCGTCATCAGTATGCCCTACGATTGGTGGAATAAATTTAAT
This genomic interval from Candidatus Neomarinimicrobiota bacterium contains the following:
- a CDS encoding transaldolase family protein: MDKSKMQITSDFGSDWWNDSCDLKELQDAVDKGAVGATSNPVIIKAVVENKPDEWLPVIDRLISENPNGTEDEITWDLVDDIGTRAAKILEPVYHQTNGEKGKLSLQVNPKYYQNPEKMVEQAKHLAGLAPNIAIKCPAIGPGLDAIEELVSQGITTNATVSFSLPQAIQCAEAVERGWKRAEENGVDTSNLSPYVTIMVGRIDDQLRRVMSEENISIDSDYLDWAGVAIFKKAYKIFNERGYKSKLLSAAFRCHMHWSELVGGKVVISMPYDWWNKFNESDIDVKARMDDDVDPEIVKQLSEKFVDFRMAYEEDGMGVDDFLKFGPSVNTLSQFLSGYDSLVSIVRGRILGT